A genomic segment from Cytophagales bacterium encodes:
- a CDS encoding phosphopyruvate hydratase — MSLISQIHARQIFDSRGNPTIEVDVVTENGSLGRAAVPSGASTGKHEAVELRDGDKKCYMGKGVLKAIENVNEIIAKELTGFSVIDQDLIDKTMIELDRTDNKSKLGANAILGVSLAAAKAAAQETKQSLFRYLGGAEAKTLPVPMMNILNGGSHADNAIDFQEFMIMPVSAPSFTEAIRMGTEVFHHLKKVLKDKGLSTNVGDEGGFAPNLSSNEEAIEMVLKAIETAGYKPGEDIFIALDPASSEFYEVISGLYYFKKSTGEKLTPSQMADYWKGWVNKYPIISIEDGMAEDDWEGWKELTDLVGNKVQIVGDDIFVTNVKRLQQGIDKGIANAILIKVNQVGTLTETIDTVNLAKRNAYKSIISHRSGETEDTTIADLSVALNTGQIKTGSASRTDRMAKYNQLLRIEEELGKEAYYPGKNF; from the coding sequence ATGAGCCTAATCTCCCAAATCCACGCCCGCCAGATCTTCGATTCACGCGGCAATCCCACCATTGAAGTAGATGTTGTTACTGAAAATGGATCTCTGGGAAGAGCTGCCGTTCCTTCCGGGGCATCAACGGGTAAACATGAAGCAGTAGAGCTTAGAGATGGTGATAAAAAATGTTATATGGGAAAAGGTGTATTGAAAGCAATAGAAAATGTAAATGAAATAATTGCTAAAGAATTAACAGGCTTTTCTGTCATTGATCAGGATCTTATAGATAAAACAATGATTGAGCTTGACAGAACTGATAACAAATCAAAATTGGGCGCCAATGCAATCCTGGGTGTCTCATTGGCTGCAGCGAAAGCTGCTGCACAAGAGACGAAGCAATCCTTGTTTCGATACCTGGGAGGAGCGGAAGCGAAAACATTACCGGTTCCGATGATGAATATCTTAAATGGCGGAAGTCATGCAGATAATGCCATAGATTTCCAGGAATTTATGATCATGCCGGTCAGTGCACCATCATTCACTGAAGCAATCAGGATGGGAACGGAGGTTTTTCATCATTTAAAAAAAGTACTTAAAGATAAAGGATTGTCAACCAACGTGGGTGATGAAGGTGGTTTTGCGCCAAATCTGTCTTCCAATGAAGAGGCAATTGAGATGGTATTAAAAGCCATTGAGACAGCCGGGTACAAACCCGGAGAAGATATTTTCATTGCTTTAGACCCTGCAAGCTCAGAATTTTATGAAGTTATATCAGGGTTGTATTATTTTAAAAAATCTACGGGTGAAAAGCTTACACCATCTCAAATGGCTGATTACTGGAAAGGTTGGGTAAACAAATATCCCATCATATCCATTGAAGATGGTATGGCCGAAGATGACTGGGAAGGCTGGAAGGAGCTTACAGATCTGGTGGGTAATAAAGTGCAAATTGTTGGGGATGATATCTTTGTTACCAATGTAAAAAGGTTGCAGCAGGGCATTGATAAAGGCATTGCCAATGCCATATTGATCAAAGTCAACCAGGTTGGTACGCTCACCGAAACGATTGACACGGTGAACCTTGCCAAAAGAAATGCTTACAAAAGTATCATCTCACATCGTTCAGGAGAGACTGAAGATACTACCATTGCAGACCTTTCAGTAGCATTAAATACCGGGCAAATAAAGACAGGTTCTGCGTCACGCACAGATAGAATGGCAAAGTATAACCAGTTGCTTAGGATTGAAGAAGAATTGGGGAAAGAGGCTTATTATCCAGGGAAGAATTTTTAA
- a CDS encoding 50S ribosomal protein L36 — protein sequence MKVKASIKKRSPECKIIRRKGKLYVINKKTPRYKQRQG from the coding sequence ATGAAGGTCAAAGCATCAATAAAAAAAAGAAGTCCTGAATGTAAAATTATTCGCAGGAAGGGTAAGTTGTATGTAATAAATAAAAAAACTCCAAGATATAAGCAGAGACAAGGGTAA
- a CDS encoding septum formation initiator family protein: MNIRIPKFTKSFYFIFALCFLIWMLFFDANDFISQYRLKSKLKNLKDQKQYYIKKIEEVKKDREELLNNPELLEKFAREKYLMKKKGEDVFVIVKE, translated from the coding sequence ATGAACATACGTATCCCTAAATTTACTAAAAGCTTCTACTTCATCTTCGCCCTTTGCTTCTTAATATGGATGCTGTTTTTTGATGCGAACGATTTTATCAGTCAGTACCGCTTGAAAAGTAAATTGAAAAATTTAAAAGATCAAAAACAGTATTACATAAAAAAAATTGAAGAAGTAAAAAAAGACCGCGAAGAGCTGCTAAACAATCCCGAATTGCTTGAAAAATTTGCACGTGAAAAATACCTGATGAAGAAAAAAGGGGAAGACGTGTTTGTGATCGTGAAAGAGTAA
- a CDS encoding 50S ribosomal protein L17 has protein sequence MRHAKRFNHLGRTPSHRKAMLSNMASSLILYKRISTTLAKAKALRKYIEPLMTKSRTDTTHSRRIVFSYLKDKESVSILFNEIAEKIANRPGGYTRILKTGNRLGDNASMCLIELVDYNENLLADTSKTTRKRTRRGKVKPVDEPVQVKKAAAKEEKESKMETDKK, from the coding sequence ATGAGACACGCAAAGCGATTTAATCATCTTGGAAGAACGCCTTCTCATCGTAAAGCAATGTTGTCTAATATGGCATCATCGCTGATACTTTATAAAAGAATTTCTACTACATTAGCTAAGGCAAAAGCGCTCCGCAAATATATTGAGCCTTTGATGACTAAATCCAGGACTGATACTACACATTCAAGAAGGATTGTATTCTCTTATCTGAAAGATAAAGAATCAGTGAGTATATTATTTAATGAAATTGCAGAGAAGATAGCCAACAGGCCCGGTGGATATACCAGGATCCTTAAAACCGGAAACAGACTTGGTGATAATGCTTCTATGTGCCTTATTGAATTGGTTGATTATAATGAAAACCTTTTGGCTGACACAAGCAAAACAACGAGAAAAAGAACCAGAAGGGGTAAAGTGAAACCTGTTGATGAACCGGTTCAGGTAAAAAAAGCTGCTGCTAAAGAAGAAAAAGAAAGTAAAATGGAAACTGATAAAAAATAA
- the rpsK gene encoding 30S ribosomal protein S11, protein MAEKKKGKAKKKGVIVEAVGQVHIKATFNNIIISMTNTAGQVIAWSSAGRMGFRGSKKNTPYAAQTAATDCAKKAYEFGLRKAEVFVKGTGSGRDSAIRSIQNSGIMITMIKDVTPLPHNGCRPPKRRRV, encoded by the coding sequence ATGGCAGAAAAGAAAAAAGGTAAAGCTAAAAAAAAGGGAGTTATAGTAGAAGCAGTTGGCCAGGTTCATATTAAGGCAACTTTCAATAATATCATTATTTCTATGACAAATACTGCAGGGCAGGTAATTGCATGGTCGTCAGCAGGAAGAATGGGTTTCAGGGGATCTAAGAAAAATACACCTTATGCTGCGCAGACAGCAGCCACAGATTGCGCTAAGAAAGCTTATGAATTCGGATTGAGAAAAGCAGAGGTATTCGTTAAGGGAACAGGGTCTGGAAGAGATTCGGCAATAAGGTCTATTCAGAATTCAGGCATTATGATTACAATGATAAAAGATGTAACTCCGCTGCCTCATAATGGGTGCAGGCCGCCAAAACGGAGAAGAGTCTAA
- the rpsM gene encoding 30S ribosomal protein S13 has product MARISGVDVPDNKRGEIGLTYIYGIGRSTALKILNQAGVDYNKKIKDWNDEEASAVRQIIRAEYKLEGSLRSEVQLNIKRLMDIGSYRGIRHRKGLPVRGQKTKNNCRTRKGKRKTVTGKKSAPERR; this is encoded by the coding sequence ATGGCAAGAATTTCGGGAGTAGATGTACCTGATAATAAGCGTGGAGAGATAGGGCTCACCTATATTTATGGAATAGGTCGTTCTACAGCCCTGAAAATACTTAATCAAGCTGGGGTAGATTATAATAAAAAAATCAAAGACTGGAATGATGAAGAAGCCAGCGCTGTTAGACAGATCATTAGGGCAGAATATAAACTCGAAGGATCGTTGCGTTCAGAAGTGCAGTTGAACATAAAGAGATTAATGGATATAGGCAGTTACAGAGGGATCCGGCATAGGAAAGGGTTGCCTGTAAGAGGACAAAAAACAAAAAATAATTGCCGCACCAGAAAAGGAAAACGAAAAACAGTAACAGGCAAGAAAAGTGCTCCGGAAAGGAGATAA
- a CDS encoding type II toxin-antitoxin system VapC family toxin has protein sequence MDGKYVLDSNIVIDYFDDDSKVVNKIREKPKIFLPIIVIGELYLGAILSKKREANLNRISDFCNKSEILDCTIETAEFYAEIKKNLRLQGTPIPDNDIWIAAISQQYNIELVSRDEHFKYVENLKWIKW, from the coding sequence ATGGATGGTAAATATGTTTTGGATTCTAATATCGTGATTGACTATTTTGATGATGACTCAAAAGTAGTTAATAAAATTAGAGAAAAGCCTAAAATTTTTCTTCCCATTATAGTTATTGGAGAGTTATATCTTGGAGCTATCCTTTCCAAAAAAAGGGAAGCTAATCTGAACAGAATAAGTGACTTCTGTAATAAGTCTGAAATATTAGATTGCACTATTGAAACTGCCGAATTTTATGCTGAAATAAAAAAGAATTTAAGACTTCAAGGTACACCTATTCCCGATAATGATATTTGGATAGCAGCAATTTCACAACAATACAATATAGAATTGGTAAGCAGGGATGAGCATTTTAAATATGTAGAAAATTTAAAATGGATTAAGTGGTAA
- a CDS encoding DNA-directed RNA polymerase subunit alpha, with translation MSILSFQKPENVVMENADDFHGIFTFKPLEPGYGTTIGNALRRILLSSLEGIAITGVKLPGILHEFSTIEGVVEDLSEIVLNLKMVRFKNVSSANGSTINVLIKNKEVFTAAKISEFTSDYEILNPDHVICSLNKNINFNIELTVEKGRGYVPADENKPAEQVIGYIPIDAIFTPIKNVKYSVENTRVEQKTDYEKLIIDLETDGSIHPKEALKGAANILIQHFMLFSDQTISLEEELPDEEESVDEETLHMRKLLKTPLADLDLSVRAYNCLKSAKVYVLGDLVQLDISSMMKFRNFGRKSLAELEQLVADKNLTFGMDVAKYKLKGE, from the coding sequence ATGTCAATTTTATCATTTCAAAAACCTGAAAATGTGGTAATGGAAAATGCAGACGATTTCCATGGTATATTTACATTTAAACCGCTTGAACCAGGTTATGGGACTACAATAGGTAATGCTTTAAGAAGGATACTTCTTTCTTCATTAGAAGGTATTGCCATTACCGGTGTTAAACTACCGGGGATACTCCATGAGTTTTCAACCATTGAGGGTGTTGTTGAAGACCTTTCAGAGATCGTCTTAAACCTTAAAATGGTCAGGTTTAAGAATGTTTCCAGCGCTAATGGTAGCACGATCAATGTGCTTATAAAAAATAAAGAGGTTTTTACAGCAGCTAAAATTAGTGAATTTACTTCTGATTATGAGATACTCAATCCTGATCATGTGATCTGTTCTTTAAATAAAAATATCAATTTTAATATTGAATTGACAGTTGAAAAAGGAAGGGGTTATGTGCCAGCTGATGAGAATAAACCTGCTGAACAGGTTATTGGCTATATACCAATAGACGCCATATTTACACCAATAAAAAATGTCAAATATAGCGTAGAAAATACCCGTGTAGAGCAAAAAACTGATTATGAAAAGCTAATAATAGACCTGGAAACAGATGGTTCTATACACCCTAAAGAAGCATTGAAAGGCGCTGCCAATATACTCATTCAGCATTTTATGTTATTCTCTGATCAAACTATTTCATTAGAGGAAGAATTGCCAGATGAGGAGGAATCTGTTGATGAAGAAACACTGCATATGAGAAAGTTGCTCAAAACCCCACTTGCTGACCTGGACCTTTCTGTAAGGGCTTATAATTGCTTAAAATCTGCAAAAGTGTATGTACTGGGAGATCTTGTACAATTAGACATTTCCAGTATGATGAAGTTTAGGAATTTTGGTAGAAAATCACTCGCAGAACTTGAACAATTGGTCGCTGACAAAAACCTGACTTTTGGCATGGATGTAGCTAAGTATAAGCTTAAAGGTGAATAA
- the rpsD gene encoding 30S ribosomal protein S4 produces MARYTGPKSKISRRFKEPVLGQSKALQKKNYPPGQHGRSRKRKQSEYAVQLMEKQKVKYTYGLLERPFSNLFHKAVRKKGITGEVLLQLLEARLDNTVYRLGIAPTRRSARQLISHKHIQVNGSIVNIPSFNLKPGDMVNVREKSKSLEVITYSLTVHRTVKFPWLEWDGSLMQGKFTSYPERDMIPEKIKENLIVELYSK; encoded by the coding sequence ATGGCAAGATATACAGGACCAAAATCAAAAATATCCCGTAGGTTTAAAGAGCCTGTTTTGGGGCAAAGTAAAGCGCTCCAAAAGAAAAATTACCCTCCTGGACAACACGGTCGCAGCAGGAAAAGAAAGCAATCTGAATATGCGGTCCAACTTATGGAGAAACAAAAGGTAAAATATACTTATGGCTTACTTGAAAGGCCGTTTTCTAATTTATTTCACAAAGCTGTGCGGAAAAAGGGTATCACCGGTGAAGTTTTACTCCAACTACTGGAGGCTAGACTTGATAATACAGTATATAGATTGGGTATTGCACCTACAAGAAGAAGCGCCAGGCAGCTAATTTCTCATAAACATATTCAGGTAAATGGTTCTATTGTTAATATTCCATCCTTTAACTTGAAACCGGGTGATATGGTTAACGTTCGTGAAAAGTCAAAATCATTAGAAGTGATTACTTATAGCCTGACAGTTCATAGAACAGTAAAGTTTCCATGGTTAGAATGGGACGGAAGTTTGATGCAGGGTAAATTTACCTCTTATCCTGAAAGAGATATGATCCCTGAAAAAATTAAAGAAAATCTGATAGTTGAATTGTATTCTAAATAA
- a CDS encoding T9SS type A sorting domain-containing protein, whose translation MKKFTLKITLSIVFILLNQSFLFSQDKVYLRSTVGPPWGSTSNETAMDTVFGAGNWQNLQYETVNTGALLSPSTCFIFMEGGADNDAPLETFLIANMTAIENWVSAGGNLFINSAGWSVLTINFGFGGVLLTYQPTTAQGVIASGASGHPIFNGPYTPVGTNWTGSSFAHSWLSGPGITPLIVDIADASKILAAEKSWGAGKVIFGGMTTTNFHNTQPEATNLRQNILSYLEICNSSDIDAGVSQIISPFSGCGLAVYEDVTVVINNFGLDTIFTLDASYTVNGGVPVTESVSTTILPGNNFTYTFASQANLGTFGTYNFDAWTTLAGDTNNFNDSTINYQVIRDSVFIFVENICIHDAPGGAGSCNFSNDLCNDGNDFGDITLKTSPLFFISTPTVDSITFYLYYTDCDSFGTNDFTFYLNGAQIGTFTNTILECVCSPSLGTYPYIFSITDTAVLNAAWSDTNTLSVQHNNVNMAVAGYTATVYSQIQCSLLTAIEVTTDTSICIGDSVLLSVSIIDSNTFVPPYSYSWIPSTGLSCDTCQSPLASPSSTITYMVMVTDSTGTQDSAFVTVTVFSSAPVADAGTDTTICEGDLIQLNALGGATYLWDPGTGLSDSIIANPLANPSTTTTWSLTAINACGSDIDSITVFVNPLPIITVSSDTTICPVDSVQLIASGGVSYSWSPTSGLDNPNIANPIASPSVTTTYIVAVTSGSGCVNFDSVIVVVDSVAQIVAMADKDTICLGDTTQLFANSCTPMNDDFDPDIDFALWTGIIGGAATIDCGSVSGFALYFNGSTTREAITQNLNVLAGGNINFYLKIGSGAPPCETADAGEDIVLEYSTDNGITWNNINTYFTGGYVTFTAISENMPAGAQTASTQFRFKQITFSGSCCDHWAIDDVNIACSGVDTTLSFTWNPSTGLSNPNISNPLASPSSTTTYVVEAAIGTCSSFDTITIYVDTVNFIVASPDTAICFGDSVQLTATGSGAYLWSPSTGLSCTGCQSPYASPTATTTYYVTTPAGCAPTDSVTVTVNGAPIFTVTARDSICAGDTTQLAAYTCASFGDFYDGFEDGTYNNWSTGVNYTYTVTNTTSANGVYSLEQTGSGGFYDGLNYSFAADTSDYISVYMRTQQDSTWNNYFSVGDSNITSNFGIIFLYANQGNYTLYANFTNQELVPYNIGQWYHFEFKNIDYVNKSLDFYADGILIASNFPFRSQTSNNISQIHLYNVNNFTSYYDDIQIGTACVGIDTTLSYTWSPAGSLSNPNIYNPVASPTTTTSYIVVASGGGCSSTDTITIYTTTLDVAANANTPLICSGDTAQLDVTANIGGASFSWSPAAGLSCTNCPAPLASPPSTTMYYVTATSGSCTDVDSILITVGTGPIAPSCTPVTTGYCCGMGIYNVTFNTINNTTADGIEGYQDYSCTNATNVIIDQTYTISIQTGTGLQENVRVWIDYNNNGVFANDSTTELVFWSNNILTNHSGTVTIPFSAVINTPLRMRVGSDYYLNSPPAPCNNVQYGQFEDYTVIVLPNTIPPVADFNITVLDTCQGIVSFTDQSLYNPTSWFWDFGDNSGLSTSQNPFYTYSLPGTYTVTLIVTNPWGSNTITQQVVITSLVADFTVSSNTVGIGENVNFFDNSIGANSWSWDFGDGFSSTNQNTFHAYMSANTYTVVLTVTNASGCIAQIMMQIMVCTSIPQTGAIIGPVNMSVSDTANYSVPFNNGSIYNWTVIGGNQISGGQTNFISVQWTTAGIGQVIVAETDSIGCTGDPVILIVNIGSTAINEFKDSGFRFNIYPNPSRGVFVLTIDDLSLSAGGVELTIYDMLGSIISKTKIVNRTSEIDISDYQSGIYHLQIITDKVIVNKKVVIE comes from the coding sequence ATGAAAAAGTTTACACTAAAAATTACATTATCAATAGTTTTTATCTTGCTTAATCAAAGTTTTTTGTTTTCACAGGATAAAGTATATCTACGTTCAACCGTTGGTCCACCTTGGGGCAGCACTTCTAACGAAACAGCTATGGATACAGTATTCGGAGCCGGAAACTGGCAAAACCTTCAATACGAGACCGTGAATACAGGAGCTTTATTGTCACCTTCTACTTGCTTCATTTTCATGGAAGGTGGAGCTGATAATGATGCTCCTTTAGAAACTTTTCTGATTGCAAATATGACTGCTATTGAAAACTGGGTAAGCGCAGGTGGCAACTTGTTTATAAATTCTGCGGGGTGGAGCGTGCTTACAATAAATTTTGGATTTGGAGGCGTACTATTAACTTATCAGCCAACAACTGCTCAAGGTGTTATTGCTTCCGGTGCCAGCGGGCATCCTATTTTTAATGGCCCGTATACCCCTGTCGGTACTAATTGGACCGGAAGTTCATTTGCTCATTCATGGTTAAGTGGTCCTGGAATTACACCCTTGATAGTTGATATTGCCGATGCTTCCAAAATTTTGGCGGCTGAAAAAAGCTGGGGTGCCGGAAAGGTCATTTTTGGGGGAATGACTACAACCAATTTTCATAATACACAACCGGAAGCAACAAACCTCAGACAAAACATCCTTTCATATTTGGAGATATGTAATTCATCTGATATTGACGCAGGTGTGTCTCAAATAATATCCCCGTTTTCAGGGTGCGGCTTAGCTGTTTATGAAGATGTCACAGTAGTTATTAATAACTTCGGATTAGACACCATTTTCACACTTGACGCATCTTATACTGTCAATGGTGGAGTACCTGTTACCGAAAGTGTAAGTACTACTATTCTTCCGGGCAACAACTTTACCTATACATTTGCTTCACAAGCTAATTTGGGTACTTTCGGTACGTATAATTTTGATGCATGGACAACGCTGGCCGGAGACACCAATAATTTCAACGACAGCACTATAAATTATCAGGTAATACGTGACTCTGTTTTTATATTTGTAGAAAATATTTGTATACATGATGCTCCGGGCGGAGCAGGTAGCTGCAACTTTTCCAATGATCTATGTAATGACGGTAATGATTTTGGAGATATCACACTAAAAACATCACCCTTATTTTTCATTAGTACCCCAACCGTTGATTCCATAACCTTCTATTTATATTATACTGATTGTGATTCATTTGGCACAAACGATTTTACATTTTATCTGAATGGTGCACAAATTGGTACATTCACAAATACAATCCTGGAATGTGTATGTTCTCCATCATTGGGAACTTACCCATACATATTTAGCATCACTGATACGGCTGTTTTAAACGCTGCATGGAGTGATACAAATACGCTGAGTGTTCAACATAATAATGTTAATATGGCAGTAGCCGGTTATACTGCGACAGTTTATTCTCAAATTCAATGTTCTTTACTTACAGCTATTGAAGTTACCACTGATACCAGCATTTGCATTGGTGACTCTGTATTGTTAAGTGTTTCTATAATTGATTCAAATACTTTTGTTCCTCCTTACAGCTATTCATGGATTCCCTCAACGGGTTTAAGCTGTGATACCTGTCAAAGTCCACTAGCAAGTCCTTCTTCTACTATTACATATATGGTAATGGTAACCGATTCTACCGGCACTCAGGATTCTGCCTTTGTTACTGTTACTGTTTTCTCTTCTGCTCCTGTTGCTGATGCCGGAACGGATACAACCATCTGCGAAGGGGATTTAATACAATTAAATGCTTTAGGTGGAGCAACCTATTTATGGGACCCCGGTACAGGATTAAGTGATTCTATAATAGCTAACCCATTAGCAAATCCTTCAACAACAACGACCTGGTCGCTAACAGCAATCAATGCCTGTGGCAGTGATATAGATTCAATAACGGTATTTGTTAATCCATTGCCCATTATCACAGTCTCTTCTGATACCACCATTTGTCCTGTAGACAGCGTGCAATTAATTGCGAGTGGAGGTGTTTCATATTCGTGGAGCCCAACTTCCGGATTAGATAATCCTAATATTGCAAATCCAATAGCAAGTCCCTCTGTTACAACTACTTATATTGTTGCTGTTACTTCTGGCTCTGGTTGTGTCAATTTTGATTCTGTTATTGTAGTGGTAGATAGTGTCGCTCAAATAGTTGCTATGGCTGATAAAGATACGATTTGTCTGGGGGATACTACTCAATTATTTGCAAATTCATGTACACCGATGAATGATGATTTTGACCCGGATATCGATTTTGCTCTTTGGACGGGCATTATAGGTGGAGCGGCAACTATTGATTGCGGATCGGTAAGTGGTTTTGCTTTATATTTTAATGGTTCCACAACGCGCGAAGCGATAACACAAAACCTGAATGTATTGGCGGGCGGTAACATCAACTTTTACCTCAAAATCGGATCAGGCGCTCCTCCTTGTGAAACAGCTGATGCCGGTGAGGATATCGTGCTTGAATATTCAACCGATAACGGTATTACCTGGAACAATATCAATACATATTTTACCGGTGGATATGTCACTTTTACAGCCATCAGTGAAAATATGCCTGCCGGTGCTCAAACTGCAAGTACACAATTCAGATTTAAACAGATTACGTTTTCTGGTTCCTGCTGTGACCACTGGGCTATTGATGATGTAAATATCGCCTGTAGTGGAGTAGATACTACTTTGAGCTTTACATGGAATCCTTCAACCGGTTTATCCAACCCAAATATTTCCAATCCGTTAGCCAGCCCTTCTTCCACCACCACTTATGTGGTAGAAGCAGCTATTGGTACTTGTTCAAGCTTTGATACCATCACGATATATGTGGATACCGTAAACTTTATCGTTGCCAGCCCCGATACTGCTATTTGCTTTGGAGATAGCGTACAATTAACTGCAACCGGAAGTGGAGCATATCTGTGGTCTCCATCCACGGGACTAAGCTGTACCGGTTGTCAAAGCCCTTATGCAAGCCCAACTGCTACCACGACTTATTATGTTACCACTCCTGCCGGTTGTGCTCCTACTGATAGTGTAACGGTTACTGTGAATGGCGCTCCAATTTTTACAGTCACTGCCAGGGATTCCATCTGTGCGGGTGATACTACTCAATTAGCAGCATATACCTGCGCCTCTTTCGGAGATTTTTATGATGGATTTGAAGATGGTACTTATAATAACTGGTCAACTGGTGTTAATTATACCTATACTGTTACTAATACAACCTCGGCAAATGGGGTTTATAGTTTGGAACAAACAGGAAGTGGGGGATTCTATGATGGATTGAATTATTCTTTTGCTGCAGATACTTCCGACTATATAAGTGTTTATATGAGAACCCAACAAGATAGTACATGGAATAATTATTTCTCAGTTGGCGATTCTAACATCACATCTAATTTTGGTATCATTTTTCTTTATGCAAATCAAGGAAATTATACATTATATGCAAATTTTACAAATCAGGAACTGGTGCCATATAATATTGGCCAATGGTATCATTTTGAATTTAAGAATATTGATTATGTTAATAAATCGTTGGATTTTTATGCAGATGGAATATTAATTGCATCTAATTTTCCTTTCAGATCCCAAACATCAAATAATATATCTCAAATACATTTATATAACGTTAATAATTTTACTTCCTATTACGATGATATTCAAATAGGCACTGCCTGTGTTGGAATTGATACTACCCTCTCATACACATGGTCTCCTGCCGGGAGCCTGTCAAATCCAAATATTTATAACCCTGTAGCAAGCCCCACTACTACCACATCATATATCGTTGTTGCCTCAGGTGGCGGTTGTTCATCAACGGATACGATAACGATTTATACAACGACCTTGGATGTTGCTGCCAATGCCAATACACCCCTTATTTGTTCAGGGGATACGGCACAATTAGATGTCACGGCAAATATTGGTGGAGCTTCTTTTTCATGGAGCCCTGCTGCGGGATTAAGTTGCACAAATTGTCCCGCTCCACTTGCAAGCCCGCCTTCAACAACCATGTATTATGTTACTGCAACATCCGGATCGTGCACTGATGTGGATTCTATTTTGATAACTGTAGGCACAGGGCCCATAGCGCCTTCCTGTACACCCGTTACAACCGGCTATTGCTGTGGAATGGGAATTTACAATGTTACTTTTAATACCATAAACAATACCACTGCCGATGGCATTGAGGGATACCAGGATTACAGTTGTACGAATGCAACAAACGTAATTATTGATCAGACATATACTATTTCTATACAAACAGGGACAGGGCTGCAGGAAAATGTGAGGGTGTGGATTGACTACAATAACAATGGTGTTTTTGCTAACGATTCTACGACAGAACTTGTCTTTTGGTCAAACAATATTTTAACTAATCATTCCGGTACGGTAACCATTCCTTTTTCGGCAGTGATAAACACACCGTTGCGTATGCGCGTGGGCTCTGATTATTATTTAAATTCCCCACCCGCACCCTGTAATAATGTTCAATATGGACAGTTTGAAGATTATACGGTCATCGTTTTGCCCAATACAATACCTCCGGTAGCTGATTTTAACATCACTGTATTGGATACGTGCCAGGGCATCGTGAGCTTTACCGATCAGTCATTATACAATCCAACTTCCTGGTTCTGGGATTTTGGTGATAACAGCGGGCTGTCAACTTCGCAAAATCCCTTTTACACATATAGCTTACCGGGCACATATACTGTTACATTAATCGTAACCAATCCTTGGGGCAGTAATACGATAACCCAGCAGGTTGTAATAACCTCTTTAGTGGCTGATTTTACCGTAAGTAGTAATACGGTGGGAATAGGTGAGAATGTGAACTTTTTTGATAATAGCATTGGAGCCAATTCGTGGAGCTGGGATTTTGGAGATGGCTTTTCCTCAACCAATCAAAATACATTCCATGCTTATATGTCAGCGAACACTTATACCGTTGTATTAACAGTTACCAATGCATCAGGTTGTATTGCACAAATAATGATGCAAATAATGGTATGTACCAGCATTCCTCAAACAGGAGCTATAATTGGCCCTGTCAATATGAGCGTTTCCGATACAGCGAATTATTCTGTTCCGTTTAATAATGGATCAATATATAATTGGACGGTAATTGGTGGAAATCAAATAAGCGGAGGTCAAACCAATTTCATCTCTGTCCAGTGGACTACGGCAGGCATCGGTCAAGTAATCGTTGCTGAAACAGACAGTATAGGGTGTACAGGGGATCCCGTTATACTGATAGTTAATATTGGCAGTACGGCTATTAACGAGTTTAAGGATTCCGGTTTCAGGTTTAATATTTATCCGAATCCCAGCAGGGGAGTGTTTGTATTGACGATTGATGATTTATCCCTGTCAGCTGGCGGAGTGGAATTGACAATATACGATATGTTGGGATCTATTATATCAAAGACGAAAATCGTAAACCGTACATCTGAAATAGATATATCGGATTATCAGTCAGGCATATACCACTTGCAGATTATAACAGATAAAGTGATAGTAAATAAAAAAGTGGTGATCGAATAA